The nucleotide sequence CCCAGCCCCGCGGCACGGTCACAACCTTGGCTACTTCGCTGTACACAATATCCGAGCGATCACGCCCTAACCAGCCACCAATGATGGTAATGCGGCGGTCTGTAATGCGATAGCGCACCCACAAGGCCCGAACAATTGCCCCAACGGTTAACGGTAAACAGATCACTGTAAAACCTAAAAAGATATTGATGAGTAAATCCCCCCAGTGGGGGCCACCTTCATAATAAATGTCTTCTTTAATGCCCATGTAAGATACCTGCTTGTGCCAGTAACTGCTCTAATTCTGGCAGATATTGATTGGCTTGGAGATCTAATACTGCCCGCCGGGCTACTAAAATCACATCCCAGCCCGGTTCGATCTCCTTTAATAATTCCCAGCAGG is from Synechococcus sp. PCC 6312 and encodes:
- a CDS encoding PH domain-containing protein encodes the protein MGIKEDIYYEGGPHWGDLLINIFLGFTVICLPLTVGAIVRALWVRYRITDRRITIIGGWLGRDRSDIVYSEVAKVVTVPRGWGAYGDMVVTLKDGNRLEMRAVPGFRDVYAFISERLTPQAQGVSGALGR